The following are encoded together in the Pan troglodytes isolate AG18354 chromosome 6, NHGRI_mPanTro3-v2.0_pri, whole genome shotgun sequence genome:
- the LOC107975645 gene encoding LOW QUALITY PROTEIN: small ribosomal subunit protein uS14-like (The sequence of the model RefSeq protein was modified relative to this genomic sequence to represent the inferred CDS: substituted 2 bases at 2 genomic stop codons) — protein sequence MSGLKIRGCGLLPRCTSESKMGHQQLYXSHQXIFGQGFHSCHISPNRHGLIWKYALNTCCQCFRQYRKDIGFIKLH from the coding sequence ATGTCTGGTTTAAAAATAAGAGGTTGTGGCCTTTTACCTCGTTGCACTTCTGAGAGCAAGATGGGTCACCAGCAGCTGTACTAGAGCCACCAGTGAATATTCGGCCAGGGTTTTCATTCTTGTCACATCAGCCCAAACCGGCATGGTCTGATCTGGAAATATGCCCTCAATACGTGCTGCCAGTGTTTCCGTCAGTACAGGAAAGATATCGGTTTCATTAAGTTGCACTAA